A region of Sparus aurata chromosome 8, fSpaAur1.1, whole genome shotgun sequence DNA encodes the following proteins:
- the LOC115586981 gene encoding protein FAM3C-like isoform X3, with protein MIQCDFSNSSVFHLKKKNAETKGPTPFEDLDGAGACSRGEMRRALYVDVDVDKSSQTAKKLPKDKDEGCVMDTHCPDDHFSFYMRSGAANVVGPKICIQHKMVLGMIQNNAGEGLNIVIMNGKTGNITKTGHYNMYNNEVEPLIKFLKSIEDGSVVLIASWDEPSSNLNDEAKKLIADLGSSVVNSLGFRDNWLFVGGKGATVKSNFEKHLKNDPNLNKYEHWPELLELKGCIPKYMN; from the exons atGATTCAGTGTGATTTCTCCAACAGCTCCGTCTTCCATCT gaagaagaaaaatgccGAGACAAAAGGCCCGAC GCCTTTTGAAGATCTTGATGGTGCTGGTGCCTGCAGTCGTG GTGAGATGCGACGAGCTTTGTATGTAGACGTTGACGTTGACAAGTCCAGTCAGACCGCCAAGAAGCTCCCCAAAGACAAAG ATGAAGGCTGTgtcatggacacacactgtccagATGATCACTTCAGCTTCTACATGAGGAGCGGAGCCGCGAACGTCGTAGGGCCAAAGATCTGCATCCAACACAAAAT GGTTCTTGGGATGATACAGAACAACGCTGGAGAGGGATTAAACATTGTCATAATGAACG gtaaaacaggaaacatcacAAAGACCGGTCACTATAACATGTACAACAACG AAGTGGAGCCTCTCATCAAATTTCTGAAGAGCATCGAGGACGGCTCTGTTGTGCTGATCGCATCCTGGGACGAGCCTTCATCAAA TTTAAATGACGAAGCGAAGAAGCTGATTGCTGACCTTGGAAGTTCTGTTGTCAATTCACTGGGCTTCAGAGATAACTGGCTGTTTGTTGGTGGAAAAGGAGCGACAGTGAAGAGCAACTTTGAGAAG CACCTGAAGAACGACCCCAATCTGAATAAATACGAGCACTGGCCCGAGCTCCTGGAACTGAAAGGATGCATCCCCAAATACATGAACTGA
- the LOC115586981 gene encoding protein FAM3C-like isoform X4: MPRQKARRLLKILMVLVPAVVVSTLILQQYNYPFISEMRRALYVDVDVDKSSQTAKKLPKDKDEGCVMDTHCPDDHFSFYMRSGAANVVGPKICIQHKMVLGMIQNNAGEGLNIVIMNGKTGNITKTGHYNMYNNEVEPLIKFLKSIEDGSVVLIASWDEPSSNLNDEAKKLIADLGSSVVNSLGFRDNWLFVGGKGATVKSNFEKHLKNDPNLNKYEHWPELLELKGCIPKYMN, from the exons atgccGAGACAAAAGGCCCGAC GCCTTTTGAAGATCTTGATGGTGCTGGTGCCTGCAGTCGTGGTATCCACGCTCATCCTGCAGCAGTACAACTACCCATTCATAA GTGAGATGCGACGAGCTTTGTATGTAGACGTTGACGTTGACAAGTCCAGTCAGACCGCCAAGAAGCTCCCCAAAGACAAAG ATGAAGGCTGTgtcatggacacacactgtccagATGATCACTTCAGCTTCTACATGAGGAGCGGAGCCGCGAACGTCGTAGGGCCAAAGATCTGCATCCAACACAAAAT GGTTCTTGGGATGATACAGAACAACGCTGGAGAGGGATTAAACATTGTCATAATGAACG gtaaaacaggaaacatcacAAAGACCGGTCACTATAACATGTACAACAACG AAGTGGAGCCTCTCATCAAATTTCTGAAGAGCATCGAGGACGGCTCTGTTGTGCTGATCGCATCCTGGGACGAGCCTTCATCAAA TTTAAATGACGAAGCGAAGAAGCTGATTGCTGACCTTGGAAGTTCTGTTGTCAATTCACTGGGCTTCAGAGATAACTGGCTGTTTGTTGGTGGAAAAGGAGCGACAGTGAAGAGCAACTTTGAGAAG CACCTGAAGAACGACCCCAATCTGAATAAATACGAGCACTGGCCCGAGCTCCTGGAACTGAAAGGATGCATCCCCAAATACATGAACTGA
- the LOC115586981 gene encoding protein FAM3C-like isoform X2 produces MLTVRVGRRKMPRQKARRLLKILMVLVPAVVVSTLILQQYNYPFISEMRRALYVDVDVDKSSQTAKKLPKDKDEGCVMDTHCPDDHFSFYMRSGAANVVGPKICIQHKMVLGMIQNNAGEGLNIVIMNGKTGNITKTGHYNMYNNEVEPLIKFLKSIEDGSVVLIASWDEPSSNLNDEAKKLIADLGSSVVNSLGFRDNWLFVGGKGATVKSNFEKHLKNDPNLNKYEHWPELLELKGCIPKYMN; encoded by the exons ATGCTCACAGTCAGAGTGG gaagaagaaaaatgccGAGACAAAAGGCCCGAC GCCTTTTGAAGATCTTGATGGTGCTGGTGCCTGCAGTCGTGGTATCCACGCTCATCCTGCAGCAGTACAACTACCCATTCATAA GTGAGATGCGACGAGCTTTGTATGTAGACGTTGACGTTGACAAGTCCAGTCAGACCGCCAAGAAGCTCCCCAAAGACAAAG ATGAAGGCTGTgtcatggacacacactgtccagATGATCACTTCAGCTTCTACATGAGGAGCGGAGCCGCGAACGTCGTAGGGCCAAAGATCTGCATCCAACACAAAAT GGTTCTTGGGATGATACAGAACAACGCTGGAGAGGGATTAAACATTGTCATAATGAACG gtaaaacaggaaacatcacAAAGACCGGTCACTATAACATGTACAACAACG AAGTGGAGCCTCTCATCAAATTTCTGAAGAGCATCGAGGACGGCTCTGTTGTGCTGATCGCATCCTGGGACGAGCCTTCATCAAA TTTAAATGACGAAGCGAAGAAGCTGATTGCTGACCTTGGAAGTTCTGTTGTCAATTCACTGGGCTTCAGAGATAACTGGCTGTTTGTTGGTGGAAAAGGAGCGACAGTGAAGAGCAACTTTGAGAAG CACCTGAAGAACGACCCCAATCTGAATAAATACGAGCACTGGCCCGAGCTCCTGGAACTGAAAGGATGCATCCCCAAATACATGAACTGA
- the LOC115586981 gene encoding protein FAM3C-like isoform X1 codes for MSNYSLVSWVQLTVTRLSASERRNRINLFVPAAPVPERLPGVRVSVAGRQRHAHSQSGKKKNAETKGPTPFEDLDGAGACSRGEMRRALYVDVDVDKSSQTAKKLPKDKDEGCVMDTHCPDDHFSFYMRSGAANVVGPKICIQHKMVLGMIQNNAGEGLNIVIMNGKTGNITKTGHYNMYNNEVEPLIKFLKSIEDGSVVLIASWDEPSSNLNDEAKKLIADLGSSVVNSLGFRDNWLFVGGKGATVKSNFEKHLKNDPNLNKYEHWPELLELKGCIPKYMN; via the exons ATGAGTAATTACTCTCTGGTTTCCTGGGTGCAGCTGACTGTAACCAGGTTATCAGCCTCAGAGAGGCGGAACAGGATCAACCTGTTTGTCCCGGCAGCTCCGGTACCTGAACGCCTCCCGGGAGTCAGAGTCAGTGTGGCCGGACGTCAGAGACATGCTCACAGTCAGAGTGG gaagaagaaaaatgccGAGACAAAAGGCCCGAC GCCTTTTGAAGATCTTGATGGTGCTGGTGCCTGCAGTCGTG GTGAGATGCGACGAGCTTTGTATGTAGACGTTGACGTTGACAAGTCCAGTCAGACCGCCAAGAAGCTCCCCAAAGACAAAG ATGAAGGCTGTgtcatggacacacactgtccagATGATCACTTCAGCTTCTACATGAGGAGCGGAGCCGCGAACGTCGTAGGGCCAAAGATCTGCATCCAACACAAAAT GGTTCTTGGGATGATACAGAACAACGCTGGAGAGGGATTAAACATTGTCATAATGAACG gtaaaacaggaaacatcacAAAGACCGGTCACTATAACATGTACAACAACG AAGTGGAGCCTCTCATCAAATTTCTGAAGAGCATCGAGGACGGCTCTGTTGTGCTGATCGCATCCTGGGACGAGCCTTCATCAAA TTTAAATGACGAAGCGAAGAAGCTGATTGCTGACCTTGGAAGTTCTGTTGTCAATTCACTGGGCTTCAGAGATAACTGGCTGTTTGTTGGTGGAAAAGGAGCGACAGTGAAGAGCAACTTTGAGAAG CACCTGAAGAACGACCCCAATCTGAATAAATACGAGCACTGGCCCGAGCTCCTGGAACTGAAAGGATGCATCCCCAAATACATGAACTGA
- the LOC115586982 gene encoding protein FAM3C-like → MLTVRVVRTKMPRQKIRSLLKILMVLVPAVVVYKLILQQYNYTFISEMRRALYVDVDVDKSSQTTKKLPKDKDGGCYMDTHCPDYHFSFYMRSGAENVMGPKICIQNKMVLGMMLDNVGHGLNIVIMNGKAGNITETGHFNMYNNEVEPLIKFLKSIEDGSVVLIASWDEPSSNLNDEAKMLIADLGSFAVSSLGYRDNWLFVGGKRATMRNFEKHLKNDNNLNKNGWPQEVELKGCIPKYMD, encoded by the exons ATGCTCACGGTCAGAGTGG TAAGAACAAAAATGCCGAGACAAAAGATCAGAA GCCTTTTGAAGATCTTGATGGTGCTGGTGCCTGCAGTCGTGGTTTACAAGCTCATCCTGCAGCAGTACAACTACACATTCATAA GTGAGATGCGACGAGCTTTGTATGTAGACGTTGACGTTGACAAGTCCAGTCAGACCACCAAGAAGCTCCCCAAAGACAAAG ATGGAGGCTGttacatggacacacactgtccgGATTATCACTTCAGCTTCTACATGAGGAGCGGAGCCGAGAACGTCATGGGACCAAAGATCTGcatccaaaacaaaat GGTTCTTGGGATGATGCTGGACAATGTTGGACATGGATTAAACATTGTCATAATGAACG GTAAAGCAGGAAACATCACAGAGACCGGTCACTTTAACATGTACAACAACG AAGTGGAGCCTCTCATCAAATTTCTGAAGAGCATCGAGGACGGCTCTGTTGTGCTGATCGCATCCTGGGACGAGCCTTCATCAAA CTTAAATGACGAAGCGAAGATGCTGATTGCTGACCTGGGAAGTTTTGCTGTCAGTTCACTGGGCTACAGAGATAACTGGCTGTTTGTTGGTGGGAAAAGAGCGACAATGAGAAACTTTGAGAAG CACCTGAAGAACGAcaacaatctgaataaaaacGGCTGGCCCCAGGAGGTGGAACTGAAAGGATGCATCCCCAAATACATGGACTGA
- the LOC115586981 gene encoding protein FAM3C-like isoform X5, protein MSNYSLVSWVQLTVTRLSASERRNRINLFVPAAPVPERLPGVRVSVAGRQRHAHSQSGKKKNAETKGPTVLGMIQNNAGEGLNIVIMNGKTGNITKTGHYNMYNNEVEPLIKFLKSIEDGSVVLIASWDEPSSNLNDEAKKLIADLGSSVVNSLGFRDNWLFVGGKGATVKSNFEKHLKNDPNLNKYEHWPELLELKGCIPKYMN, encoded by the exons ATGAGTAATTACTCTCTGGTTTCCTGGGTGCAGCTGACTGTAACCAGGTTATCAGCCTCAGAGAGGCGGAACAGGATCAACCTGTTTGTCCCGGCAGCTCCGGTACCTGAACGCCTCCCGGGAGTCAGAGTCAGTGTGGCCGGACGTCAGAGACATGCTCACAGTCAGAGTGG gaagaagaaaaatgccGAGACAAAAGGCCCGAC GGTTCTTGGGATGATACAGAACAACGCTGGAGAGGGATTAAACATTGTCATAATGAACG gtaaaacaggaaacatcacAAAGACCGGTCACTATAACATGTACAACAACG AAGTGGAGCCTCTCATCAAATTTCTGAAGAGCATCGAGGACGGCTCTGTTGTGCTGATCGCATCCTGGGACGAGCCTTCATCAAA TTTAAATGACGAAGCGAAGAAGCTGATTGCTGACCTTGGAAGTTCTGTTGTCAATTCACTGGGCTTCAGAGATAACTGGCTGTTTGTTGGTGGAAAAGGAGCGACAGTGAAGAGCAACTTTGAGAAG CACCTGAAGAACGACCCCAATCTGAATAAATACGAGCACTGGCCCGAGCTCCTGGAACTGAAAGGATGCATCCCCAAATACATGAACTGA